The genomic region acccccccccccccccacccccccccccccccacccccccccccccccacccccccccccccccacccccccccccccccacccccccccccccccacccccccccccccccacccccccccccccccacccccccccccccccacccccccccccccccacccccccccccccccacccccccccccccccacccccccccccccccacccccccccccccccacccccccccccccccacccccccccccccccacccccccccccccccacccccccccccccccacccccccccccccccacccccccccccccccacccccccccccccccacccccccccccccccacccccccccccccccacccccccccccccccacccccccccccccccccccccccccccccccccccccccccccccccacccccccccaccccccccctccccccccccccatcaccccccccccccccaccccccccccccccccccccccccccccccgccccccccccccccccacccccccccccccccatccccccccccccccacccccccgatctcccccctgccccctccccccccacccccccccccccccaacagccccttccagcatggccaattggccatgctggaaggggctgatgggaattgtagtccataacatctggagtgccaaaagttcgccaccatggctctaaggtgctactgctgGACTTGAGCCCCCCTCGGCGCCTGCCCCAGGCCGGCCGGCCCCCGGCTCAGCGCACCGCCCTTCCCGCCCTCGGCGGCTAAAAACCGTCCCTGCAGAAAAGTCAGCGCGGCCAGTTgtggctcgcccccccccccgccctgagcGACTGACGACAGCTGCGGGTCTCACAGGTCTCACTGCGACGCAGCGTCTCCTGCTGCCTCCGgacgcggggtggggggggggggacggcagcagcagcagctccggcGCTCTCAGGAGCCAGGCAGCgggtgacacccccccccgccccgcatgCAGACgtcgctctcccccccccacccccaccccgcggtcCGGAGGCTCAATTCAGCCccttccgcccccgccccccccccgctgcacagGACGGCCCAGCCAGAGCGGCCCCCGCCCGGAGCcccgcgcccgcccgcccgcccatcaGGGACTCACCACCCGCCGGCGGAGGGGAGccgctcagcagaggccggcgctgGCAGGGCGTCCCGGGGCCCCGGGGGAAGCGGCCCAGCGCCGCGGCATGTCGCTCGGCGGGCCCGACGAGGAAGGGCGGCTGCGgcgctccaggcgcccccccccccgcacggcAGCCTCCTCCGGCGAGCGAGCACGGACAGCCACTCACGCAGGGTTGCGTCCGGTCCCCCCGCCGCTCcgctcgcctgcctgcctgcctgcctgcccgccacCAATCAGAGCCCAGGAGGAAGTCCCGCCCCCCGCGGACTGAGGCGGTCCCCACGGCCTGCTTCCGGAAGTGCGCGTCTGGGCGGCGGAAGGGCTTCCGGGTCGGGTCAGGCGGTGTTTGTGGTGGCTGGTCGCGCTCGGTCGTTGGGGCCTCTTccgtcgccgccgccgcctccccgccgccgccgccgccgccatgtcGGGCTCCAGCAGCGCCCTCATGAAGCAGCCCCCGATCCAGTCGACGGCCGGGGCCGTCCCCGTCCGCAACGAGAAGGGTAAGTGGGGGGCCGGGGCCTGGGCCTGGGCGGGGGCGGGCGGTCCCCTGGCCCCGGGGCGCCGGCATGGCTGTGCGGCCCGCCCGCCGACCGCGGCCCCCCGCTGCGCTGCTCTCCTCCCGCAGGGGAGATCTCCATggagaaggtgaaggtgaagcGCTACGTGTCCGGCAAGCGGCCCGACTACGCGCCCATGGAGTCCTccgacgaggaggacgaggagttcCAGTTCATCAAGAAGGCGAAGGAGCAGGAGCTGGAGCCCGAGGAGAAGGACGAGGACCTGGCCAGCGACCCCCGCCTGCGCCGCCTGCAGAACCGCACCAGCGAGGACGTGGAGGAGAGGTCGGCCCCcgccgggagggagggggggagggaagggggcacagAGAGAGAGCGCGCTGGGAGCCCCcggcagaagggggaggggggaagggacctCAACCCTATCACGGGGCAGCTTCTGGAGGGGCTTTGGCTTACGTCTGAGGTTGTATATTCTAGGCTGGCGAGGCACCGGAAGATCGTGGAGCCAGAAGTAGTGGGGGAGAGTGACTCAGAAGTGGAAGGCGAGGCATGGCGCATGGAACGAGAGGACAccagcgaagaagaagaggaagaaattgaTGATGAGGTACAGATCTGGTTGCACTCCTCCTGGctgtccgtgttcctagctttGAAGCTTGCAAGAAACAGAGTTATTCCAGAACCGTCAGAGGTTGGGCATTCATGCTGTTGCACTCATCTGAATTTCAGAGGTCTCTTTTTCTGCAGGAACAAGTTGTTCAATAACATAGCTTGTACCAAATCAGTAGCTGTCCATGGATTCTAACGGGTAGTGGTTCTCAGCACTAGGTATATGTGATCCTTGAGCTGAAGATGCTAAAGAACAATctcaacttttattttattgcatacaTAACAAATCTCTCTTATGGAGCCACAGGGGCTTCATGCTTCACTTTCCCCTTTTGTTAGGAAATTGAGCGCCGCCGTAGCATGATGCGCCAGCGTGCACAGGAGCGGAAAAATGAGGAGATGGAAGTGATGGAGTTGGAGGACGAAGGCCGCTctggggaggagtcagagtcTGAGTCGGAATATGAGGAATACACGGACAGCGAGGACGAGACTGAGCCCCGCCTTAAGCCAGTCTTTATCCGCAAGTAAGCACTGTTGTCTTTTAAGTAGCATATAACAGTCATCACCTGATTTCATTTCaggatggcaacagaagggacaGGGAATCTGCCTCGGAAGAATTCCCTTTTTTGTAACAATAACACAGGTTTTTTTGTTGGCAGCATAGGAGGCTCTGGAATTTCCCAAAAGAGGCTGGGTGGGAAAGTAGATTGATGAACAGAATCTAGAAGACAGTTTCATTGCTGTTTTCGGGCTTAACAAGCATAGGGCTCACCaaaaatgtctgctgcaggaaGGACCGAGTTACAGTCCAGGAGCGAGAGGCAGAAGCACTGAAGCAGAAAGAATTGGAGCAGGAGGCCAAGCGGATGGCTGAGGAGAGGCGCAAATACACGCTTAAGGTAACAGTAAAATAGTGAATTCTTGcatgagagtgagagagaaaattgtaagatggatttgtaattggttgactgacagaacacaaagggtgctcaccaaaaattcttcttcatcctggagagaactgattaaccttgttttgttttaaaattttgtcctgttttatatgccaataaaggcttgtgtttaaaaaaaactgattagcaGGGTGCTACAGgattttgtcctgggcccagtgctattctgtatttttattaacaacttggatgatgaaatagaggacaTACTACCGGTAATcgaatttgcagatgacaccaaagtaggaagggtagctaatgcCCCAGAGAACAgggttagaattcaaaatgaccaggaCAAATTAGAGCTGAACCTAagctaacaaaattaatttcaataaTTGTAAGATactgaggcagaaaaaatgaaatgcacagatataggatgggggcacctggcttgacaacagtacatgcaaaAGGGTTCCAagagtcttagtagaccgcaaactgaacatgaatcagcagtttGGTGTAgccgccaagaaagccaatgcaattctgggatgcatcaataggagtatagtgtctagaccctAGGGGCAtaatattctgcattggtcagacctcacctggaatactgcatCCAGTTTTGGACACAATTGAAGGATATTGCCAAGGTGGAGTGGGTCTagaagagggtgaccaaaatggtaaaaggtctgaaatccatgctgTATGAGAAGAGACTTGGaaagctggatatgtttagtctggagaagaaagggTTAAGGGATGACctgatagccatgcttaaatatttgaaaggatgtcatgttgaagatggagcaaacttgttttctgctgcttcagagactaggacaagaagtaatggagacaaattatgagaaaagaggttctacctaaacattaggaagaatttccttacAGTAAAGGaaattcgacagtggaatacaatgCCTTGGagtgtgctggagtctccttgggaggtttttcaacagaggctggatggccatctgtcaagagtgctttgattgtgtcttcctgcacggcaggggttggactggatggcccttgtggtcttttccaactctttgattctatcaTTCGATTAGAAAACTCACCCTATTGCTTGGCAATGCAGATTGTAGAAGAAGAAGCCAAGAAAGAATTGGAGGAAAACAGGCGCTC from Sphaerodactylus townsendi isolate TG3544 linkage group LG17, MPM_Stown_v2.3, whole genome shotgun sequence harbors:
- the MFAP1 gene encoding microfibrillar-associated protein 1, which encodes MSGSSSALMKQPPIQSTAGAVPVRNEKGEISMEKVKVKRYVSGKRPDYAPMESSDEEDEEFQFIKKAKEQELEPEEKDEDLASDPRLRRLQNRTSEDVEERLARHRKIVEPEVVGESDSEVEGEAWRMEREDTSEEEEEEIDDEEIERRRSMMRQRAQERKNEEMEVMELEDEGRSGEESESESEYEEYTDSEDETEPRLKPVFIRKKDRVTVQEREAEALKQKELEQEAKRMAEERRKYTLKIVEEEAKKELEENRRSLAALDALDTDDENDEEEYESWKVRELKRIKRDREEREALEKEKAEIERVRNLTEEERRAELRANGKVITNKAVKGKYKFLQKYYHRGAFFMDEDEDVYKRDFSAPTLEDHFNKTILPKVMQVKNFGRSGRTKYTHLVDQDTTSFDSAWGQESAQNTKFFKQKAAGVRDVFERPSAKKRKVN